From Peromyscus maniculatus bairdii isolate BWxNUB_F1_BW_parent chromosome 8, HU_Pman_BW_mat_3.1, whole genome shotgun sequence, a single genomic window includes:
- the Cnot6 gene encoding CCR4-NOT transcription complex subunit 6 isoform X2 — MPKEKYEPPDPRRMYTIMSPEEAANGKKSHWAELEISGKVRSLSASLWSLTHLTALHLSDNSLSCIPSEIAKLHNLVYLDLSHNQIQSLPAELGNMVSLRELRLNYNQLRVLPFELGKLFRLQTLSLKGNPLTQDILNLCLEPDGTRRLLNYLLDNLSGTAKRISTEQPPPRSWIMLQEPDRTRPTALFSVMCYNVLCDKYATRQLYGYCPSWALNWDYRKKAIIQEILSCNADIISLQEVETEQYYSFFLVELKERGYNGFFSPKSRARTMSEQERKHVDGCAIFFKTEKFTLVQKHTVEFNQLAMANSEGSEAMLNRVMTKDNIGVAVLLELRKELIEMSSGKPHLGTEKQLILVANAHMHWDPEYSDVKLVQTMMFLSEVKNIIDKASRTLKSSVLGECGTIPLVLCADLNSLPDSGVVEYLSTGGVETNHKDFKELRYNESLTNFSCNGKNGMTNGRITHGFKLKSAYENGLMPYTNYTFDFKGIIDYIFYSKPQLNTLAILGPLDHHWLVENNISGCPHPLIPSDHFSLFAQLELLLPLLPQVNGIHLPGRR; from the exons GCAAAGTAAGGAGCCTAAGCGCATCTTTGTGGTCACTAACTCACTTGACAGCTTTGCATCTGAGTGACAATTCATTGTCCTGTATCCCTTCAGAAATTGCCAAGCTTCACAATCTGGTATATCTGGACCTGTCCCATAACCAAATCCAGAGTTTACCGGCAGAACTCGGAAACATGGTATCACTCAG GGAGCTCCGTTTAAATTACAACCAGTTACGAGTTCTAccttttgagctgggaaaactGTTTCGGTTGCAGACTTTAAGCCTGAAAg GAAATCCACTTACCCAAGATATATTGAACCTCTGTCTGGAGCCAGATGGAACAAGAAGGCTACTGAATTACTTGCTCGATAATTTGTCAGGTACTGCAAAAAGAA tTTCAACAGAACAACCACCTCCAAGATCTTGGATCATGTTACAAGAACCAGACAGAACAAGGCCAACAG CCTTGTTTTCTGTCATGTGCTATAATGTTCTTTGTGATAAATATGCGACCCGGCAGTTATACGGCTACTGTCCATCGTGGGCACTAAATTGGGACTACAGGAAAAAGGCCATTATTCAAGAAATCTTGAGCTGCAATGCTGATATTATAAGTCTTCAG GAGGTCGAAACAGAGCAGTATTACAGTTTTTTTCTGGTAGAACTGAAAGAACGTGGCTATAATGGATTCTTTAGTCCTAAGTCTAGAGCTAGGACAATGTCGgaacaagaaagaaagcatgTTGATGGCTGTGCAATATTCTTCAAGACAGAAAA ATTTACTTTGGTTCAGAAACACACTGTTGAATTTAACCAGTTAGCAATGGCGAATTCAGAAGGGTCTGAAGCTATGCTGAACAGAGTCATGACGAAAGATAACATTGGAGTTGCAGTACTGCTAGAACTTCGAAAGGAATTGATTGAAATGTCAT CTGGAAAACCACATCTGGGAACAGAAAAACAACTTATTCTTGTGGCTAATGCTCACATGCATTGGGACCCTGAATATTCGGATGTGAAGTTGGTACAAACTATGATGTTCCTCTCGGAAGTAAAGAATATTATTGATAAAGCCTCTCGGACCCTGAAATCCAGTGTATTGGGAGAATGTGGAACTATTCCGCTTGTGTTATGTGCAGATCTGAATTCTTTGCCAGACTCTG GTGTTGTCGAGTACTTGAGCACTGGTGGAGTAGAAACCAATCACAAAGACTTTAAGGAACTGAGATACAATGAAAGTCTTACAAACTTCAGCTGTAATGGGAAGAATGGTATGACCAATGGAAGGATCACTCATGGTTTCAAGTTAAAGAGTGCCTATGAGAATGGCCTGATGCCTTACACGAATTACACATTTGATTTCAAG ggtaTAATTGACTACATCTTCTATTCTAAACCTCAGCTGAATACTTTAGCCATCCTGGGACCTCTGGACCACCATTGGCTAGTTGAAAATAATATCAGCGGCTGCCCACATCCACTTATTCCCTCCGACCACTTCTCACTTTTTGCACAATTGGAGCTCTTACTGCCTCTCCTGCCACAAGTTAATGGCATTCACCTTCCTGGCAGGAGGTAG
- the Scgb3a1 gene encoding secretoglobin family 3A member 1 has product MKLTTTFLVFCVALLSDSGVALFVNSVVKPVAEPVAALAPAAEAVAGAVPSLPLSRLSILRFILASLGIPLDPLIKGSSKCVTELGPEAVGAVKTLLGALTAFG; this is encoded by the exons ATGAAGCTTACCACCACCTTCCTAGTGTTCTGTGTGGCTCTGCTCAGTGACTCTG GTGTTGCTCTCTTCGTGAACTCGGTGGTCAAACCTGTGGCAGAACCTGTGGCTGCCCTTGCCCCAGCTGCGGAGGCTGTGGCCGGGGCTGTGCCTAGCCTACCATTAAGCCGTTTGAGCATCCTGAGGTTcatcctggccagcctgggcattCCGCTGGATCCCCTTATAAAGGGCTCCAGCAAGTGTGTCACTGAGCTGGGCCCTGAGGCTGTGGGGGCTGTGAAGACACTGCTG GGAGCCCTGACAGCATTCGGTTGA
- the Cnot6 gene encoding CCR4-NOT transcription complex subunit 6 isoform X1: MPKEKYEPPDPRRMYTIMSPEEAANGKKSHWAELEISGKVRSLSASLWSLTHLTALHLSDNSLSCIPSEIAKLHNLVYLDLSHNQIQSLPAELGNMVSLRELRLNYNQLRVLPFELGKLFRLQTLSLKGNPLTQDILNLCLEPDGTRRLLNYLLDNLSVSTEQPPPRSWIMLQEPDRTRPTALFSVMCYNVLCDKYATRQLYGYCPSWALNWDYRKKAIIQEILSCNADIISLQEVETEQYYSFFLVELKERGYNGFFSPKSRARTMSEQERKHVDGCAIFFKTEKFTLVQKHTVEFNQLAMANSEGSEAMLNRVMTKDNIGVAVLLELRKELIEMSSGKPHLGTEKQLILVANAHMHWDPEYSDVKLVQTMMFLSEVKNIIDKASRTLKSSVLGECGTIPLVLCADLNSLPDSGVVEYLSTGGVETNHKDFKELRYNESLTNFSCNGKNGMTNGRITHGFKLKSAYENGLMPYTNYTFDFKGIIDYIFYSKPQLNTLAILGPLDHHWLVENNISGCPHPLIPSDHFSLFAQLELLLPLLPQVNGIHLPGRR; this comes from the exons GCAAAGTAAGGAGCCTAAGCGCATCTTTGTGGTCACTAACTCACTTGACAGCTTTGCATCTGAGTGACAATTCATTGTCCTGTATCCCTTCAGAAATTGCCAAGCTTCACAATCTGGTATATCTGGACCTGTCCCATAACCAAATCCAGAGTTTACCGGCAGAACTCGGAAACATGGTATCACTCAG GGAGCTCCGTTTAAATTACAACCAGTTACGAGTTCTAccttttgagctgggaaaactGTTTCGGTTGCAGACTTTAAGCCTGAAAg GAAATCCACTTACCCAAGATATATTGAACCTCTGTCTGGAGCCAGATGGAACAAGAAGGCTACTGAATTACTTGCTCGATAATTTGTCAG tTTCAACAGAACAACCACCTCCAAGATCTTGGATCATGTTACAAGAACCAGACAGAACAAGGCCAACAG CCTTGTTTTCTGTCATGTGCTATAATGTTCTTTGTGATAAATATGCGACCCGGCAGTTATACGGCTACTGTCCATCGTGGGCACTAAATTGGGACTACAGGAAAAAGGCCATTATTCAAGAAATCTTGAGCTGCAATGCTGATATTATAAGTCTTCAG GAGGTCGAAACAGAGCAGTATTACAGTTTTTTTCTGGTAGAACTGAAAGAACGTGGCTATAATGGATTCTTTAGTCCTAAGTCTAGAGCTAGGACAATGTCGgaacaagaaagaaagcatgTTGATGGCTGTGCAATATTCTTCAAGACAGAAAA ATTTACTTTGGTTCAGAAACACACTGTTGAATTTAACCAGTTAGCAATGGCGAATTCAGAAGGGTCTGAAGCTATGCTGAACAGAGTCATGACGAAAGATAACATTGGAGTTGCAGTACTGCTAGAACTTCGAAAGGAATTGATTGAAATGTCAT CTGGAAAACCACATCTGGGAACAGAAAAACAACTTATTCTTGTGGCTAATGCTCACATGCATTGGGACCCTGAATATTCGGATGTGAAGTTGGTACAAACTATGATGTTCCTCTCGGAAGTAAAGAATATTATTGATAAAGCCTCTCGGACCCTGAAATCCAGTGTATTGGGAGAATGTGGAACTATTCCGCTTGTGTTATGTGCAGATCTGAATTCTTTGCCAGACTCTG GTGTTGTCGAGTACTTGAGCACTGGTGGAGTAGAAACCAATCACAAAGACTTTAAGGAACTGAGATACAATGAAAGTCTTACAAACTTCAGCTGTAATGGGAAGAATGGTATGACCAATGGAAGGATCACTCATGGTTTCAAGTTAAAGAGTGCCTATGAGAATGGCCTGATGCCTTACACGAATTACACATTTGATTTCAAG ggtaTAATTGACTACATCTTCTATTCTAAACCTCAGCTGAATACTTTAGCCATCCTGGGACCTCTGGACCACCATTGGCTAGTTGAAAATAATATCAGCGGCTGCCCACATCCACTTATTCCCTCCGACCACTTCTCACTTTTTGCACAATTGGAGCTCTTACTGCCTCTCCTGCCACAAGTTAATGGCATTCACCTTCCTGGCAGGAGGTAG